The following coding sequences are from one Lolium rigidum isolate FL_2022 chromosome 6, APGP_CSIRO_Lrig_0.1, whole genome shotgun sequence window:
- the LOC124667608 gene encoding 23 kDa jasmonate-induced protein-like: protein MANCFGEEVDIFKLDTMTRYVGKEKKREDLAREASRLSNDDGKSDKATKYVRDLKAWYGNGVTTLCLIYNQTGDTLRFVDTVDWFGYIGQTPYPTEIGNGQWASFLHVKRSGVSSGSMAGIVYRGKDKDGRERDFMLGWSSPWGAFYRNKAYCEVGNVGSFSSRWDDLYRRVSNAAYTWDAKDNGRSSVHASIGAPSSSLFIAYVETPFGP, encoded by the exons ATGGCAAACTGTTTTGGTGAGGAAGTAGACATTTTTAAGTTGGATACGATGACTAGGTATGTTGGTAAAGAGAAGAAGCGGGAAGACCTGGCACGAGAGGCATCGCGTCTAAGTAACGATGACGGCAAGAGCGACAAGGCTACAAA GTACGTACGCGATCTGAAAGCTTGGTATGGCAATGGAGTGACGACCTTGTGCCTGATCTACAACCAAACCGGCGACACCCTGCGGTTCGTAGACACCGTAGACTGGTTTGGCTACATCGGGCAAACGCCATACCCTACCGAGATCGGCAATGGCCAGTGGGCGTCCTTCCTCCACGTGAAGAGGTCCGGCGTGTCGTCAGGATCCATGGCAGGCATAGTCTACCGTGGCAAAGATAAGGACGGCCGCGAGCGTGACTTCATGCTGGGTTGGAGCTCCCCCTGGGGAGCTTTCTATCGTAACAAGGCCTACTGTGAGGTGGGCAATGTCGGCTCCTTCTCGTCGCGCTGGGATGATCTGTATCGCCGAGTCAGCAACGCCGCCTATACTTGGGATGCCAAGGACAATGGGAGAAGTTCCGTGCATGCCAGCATTGGGGCCCCCAGTTCCTCCTTGTTCATCGCATATGTCGAGACCCCGTTTGGTCCATGA